Part of the Malania oleifera isolate guangnan ecotype guangnan unplaced genomic scaffold, ASM2987363v1 ctg488, whole genome shotgun sequence genome, CGTGATCtgggcataactctctcatccgagttccgattgagatgattcaaagtGTTGTGGAAAGCCAAAAAAAagctctacaactttcgtgttttgagttttgagagctaCAAcctgtaggaaggtcaaaatcggGCTTGAAAGTACACGACCGGCCAtgtgttaacaaaagaaaaaaaaaaatgaataaaggccCATCAAGTTGATGTGACCACGTAAGGGGGGCTCAAGGCCCATGCGCAGCAAAAGAAGCGCcggaaggtttttttttttacaatgaaAAGTGAGGGTTTGCTTTAGGAGGGCATTAATGGAAAAGGGTGGCTAGGGTTTTAGATGCTCGAGTATGCTTTAAAGCTTGGAAGGTAGGCTTTTTAGAAAGGCAGCAGACTCGACCGCGGCTGGGATCTTCTCTCCAAGGGTCTTGCGCCGCAGAGCACACAATGTGTGCGCAGGAGCTCCCTCACGgccattctcttcttcttctactctctctccctctctccctctctctctctctctcattaaacAGCTTAatttacttgtttttttttactGTGCTGTCTTAATTTAACATTGAATATGCGTTGagtattgtattatttatttgcatttaaaattattgttaggattatctctctctctctctcttcttgcaTTTAGATTACTCTTTAAGTCATTGACACCTTCagttttatttacatttttttgtTAGAATATTAAATAATTGTTGggttgtatttatttttaatttcagttTATTTGAAACTCttagttattattgtgttttagtaAGTTGTTTTCCATTTAAGTAGTTAAGATATTGAGTTCATTTTTGTTCGAATTTATTGTTGGgttgattttaatttttgtttacaTTATTGATTGGGTTATTGTCTTCATGTAAAGTTGATGTTGGTATATGAGttttgtttaagttaattagtgTGCGAAGTGTTTAGTTGAGTTAATTTCATTGTTGAGATTAGTTCGCTTTCACTTAAAGTTAATGTTggagttgaaattttttttaggtTTAAGACAATTAGTGTGTTAGTTTATTTCATTGTAGTTCTTCACTTTAACGTACTTTAATGCTTGTTTAAGTTTATTTCTCTCTCGTCATTGTTGAAGTTTagtatttttgcttgagttatttttattgagagtttagtcgttttcatttaaagttagtgTTGAAACTGAATGATTGGTCTATTATTAGTGTGTTAATTAGTGTgttgaaattaaatatttgtttaagttaattGAGGTTTTTGCTTTggtttattatttgaatgtttatttAGTGAGTTGTCGGTTGATTTTgtgcgtgttaggttcatagtttagatTTCGCTTGTTTCAATACagtcataaatatttcaaaaccccaaagaaaccgaatctgaaccatgttcagtgtGCCTTTGTTTTCTtagtttcttctttttattttaacaCAAGTTGAAATtaatctgcattccctgaggagacgatataacatttgggctaattattacacgacgtgactcctatacttgggatagtcatagcgctactcatttttagaagtgagtcatgGAATGTTGACAGCACACCCCAAGATGCTAAGTTTTTACAAGAAGTCTACAAGACGACTCTATAAAGCATTTGCACCGGACAATCAAACATAGATGTAGCCAAGATTCCATGCATCATCTGTAGAAGTCCAAATTTGATTAAACAAATTGTTGAAACATTATGCCTTTAAATAATAATCTAAGATGGATAGCCATGTTTGGCAGCTAAATTGTCCTCATCTACCTTGACAAAGCATATTGTCCTTTGCTAGCCAGTTGAGCTTTtatgataattatttttttattgttatccTTAGATTATCTCATTATTCTTGCATCTGCTCCAAATCCAAATCTTCACATTTGACTAGAAAGGATGAGGTCCAGGATGATAAGAGGCATTCTTTTCAGCTATCCTCACAGTGAAACATCCCATTGCTTACAAATAATGACCCTAAAATATCCTTTCATGGGAACCCAGTTCAACGATCACCCCCACTTTGTACAAATGCATTGAGGctaaaaacaaaaacattttttcTTTGGGTCCATTGAAAGCCCAAACTAGGCCTAAGACTACACAACAGGATGTAGCCCATCTCCATCCCATACCCATTCCCAATTCCCACCCCTCCCAGGAATTGAACTTGAGAGCTCTAACATAGAAGTCCCAAACTTTAAACACTAGGATGTCCCCTATGGGAAAAACTAATATGTTATATTAACATCATCAAACTAAGAGGATGACAATTGTGTTTCACCAATTTAACATTGCAATTATTTTCTGATTGAAAAAGAACCTTTGGTGAAACTACTCAAACTAGTAAGAAAAAGATACAAAAGCAAAGAACACAAGGCCCTCGCTCATGAACAtaggaaaagaaaaaatacatcaaCTTAATAAAGCCACCCAATCTCAGGTGACATTCTGAAAGCAGTGACCTTTGAAACAACCTGCACTATAAGTCCAAAGCGAAACCAAAAACTGCACCGTCCCAAAGAAGCACCGTTGATAATCTCCTGCCAAAAAAATTTCAGCATTCCTTTCTAGCCAAATTCCCCATAACATAGCACATCTAGCACATATCCACAGCCTCTTAATTCCTCACCATTCCCAAAACCAATACTCCTCCACTGATTTTGGACAAACCCGCTCCTCACCAATTACTCCAAAAAGTGTATTCCACAAGCCCCAAGAAAATGAACAGTGAAGAGACAAAACAAGACGCATCCTCTGAGCTACTCGCACACATAAGACAATTATCAGGAAAGAATGCTTTAGAACGCCTCCTCGTCTGCAGCAggttgttggtgttaactctattaaatGCCACCAACCAAACAAACATCTTTATCTTAGAAGAAATTTTAGCCTCCCATATAATCCGATTGAGAGGAAAGACCACATAAAGCCTAAAAAAGGTGAGaaaagaaagatttacaagaataatccccccccccccccgggatGAATCCAAATACCAATTCTTACCACCACTTTTACTAGAGATATGGCAACCCTCTAGTAGAATGAGCAAAGACGAGAAAACTGCTCCACCTCTCAATCATTTAAGAAAAGTCCCAAGAAAAGGAATCCTTCTcaaaaatgagaaaataggaaatCACATTGTTGTGCTGAGAAGAAATACAAAACAGACGAGCAAGGGAACAGGATTATCCAGCTCCTCCCACCCAAACATCTTCCCAAAACTTAATGCAATTACCTCTACCCAATAGAGCTTTGTTAGAGGAAGAAACAAAAGGTAAACCTGCAAAATGAATCTCTAAGACTCTTAAAAGAGACTTCCAAAACCCAACCTCACATTTGGCTTTTTATTGTGTGCATGGATATGTTTTTTCATCTTTCCATCAGTCAATTCCAGTGGCATGCTTAATGTGACCATGTTGAACAATTCCACAAGTTTTTTTTCAGTCCTCCAAGAAGAATGGTATAATACACACCAAGATTGTACCACCAACAAAGGCCATAAAGGCCTATATGAGATCCTAATAATGCCATGACTCAGTAGATATTCATTGATATAGAAATTTCCATACCCCACTTAGCAGTTTACTTCACAGAGACAAGCGCCACATGAATTATGAAAACAACATACAGCTTTCAATATACGTGAAAGTGCGATGTAGAAAGGCATGCAACATGCCTTTGGTATCCAATATTCATACAAGATGATATTAAAACTTCAAGTCTGAAGCATGTGATGTCTCCgcttgacctaaaagcttaactTGTTTGGTTGTAAGTCAAAATATACCAAGCCTTAACACTCCTTGCAAGTGTGTACTGATTGTAACTAAAGAAGTAGACAAACAATAAACAAAACTTATTTAAGGGACATGGCATAATTTAACAAATAGAAGATAAACGTAGGCAACAAGAATGGAACCCTAGAACCTCCTAGCAACCATGGATCTAATACCATGTGAAGTAACCACTTGATTTCACCATAAagttgtaggccaacaatgtataacAAGATTTAACAAAAGCAGCTTAATAATAAGTCACCTCTGTCGAATTTTTTCAAGCTCCCTTGGATCTGTGACCAAGACCTGGACACCcatttgcatttttgttttctgAAGATTGAAATCAAGACAGGCAATCTTTGCAGGGGCAACTCTAATTGGCATTCCTTGGGCAGCACGACCCGTATTTAGAGCATATCCCTTCAACAAATAGCTATCTCTTGCACTTTTTCCATGAGCTTTCAATATATTGATTCCCTGGAACATGAATGAGCAACCAGATTATTACAACTTGCCTTCTTGAAATCAATGCATTTTCTTATACTCAAAACTAGGCAAACAATATTGTGAACAAggttataataattttaattttggaaaaaatgCACAGAAATATATTATATTCATCAATGATTACTTGCATTTTCTAAATATACAGATACAGAACCTTCAATAAAGAAGAGATCCATGGAATCACAAACCTTGATAGGGTATTTAGTCTCTCCCCGCACATTGATTGTCTTTACTGCTTTTACTGCATCTACAAcctaaaaaatcaaattaaatggGTAAAATATTACTCAAGATTAACTAACAACACTTCAAGAAGGTATTCATCCCGCAAAACAATTCAATTACAATGGAGAAAACTGTAACAGGAAGATCTTATTCTAGGAAAATGCACATATCATAGCAacaaacttttcttttctttgcaaAGGATAGGGTTGGAAGGGGAAGGCAGGCAGCTTGGTGGCAGTTAACCCAAAAGCAATAACAAAAATTTTTCAGTATCAAACTAGTAGGAAAAAAATTGGCATTGGTGCCAGTGACCTCAGAGGTTCTATGCAAGTATGTTCAAAGTGGAGAATGTAACGAGCACATTTGGTAAGTGGAGCCACAATGAAGAGCAAACTAGGTCAATTTAATGAATTATCTACAGGTTATGAGTTGGGCACTCAAATGCAAAACAGCAAGCCTAAGCAACAAAGGAAGTAGAGCACTACAATTTGATTGAGTAAATTTTGCAGAGGTGGAATTAACTTCTTGAAAAATTGCAAAATATGAAAACAAATACCGTTAATGCCTCCCTGCATTGatttctatttaaaaaattaaactgGTGTGCTTAAATAAATGCCAACTGCTAAACCAAACAACAAGCATACCAAATTTGCAAAGAAGTCGCTGTCACTTGCTATCAGCTTTGAGGATATGCTTGTCTTGGCACAGTTCACAAGTGAATCTTTTCCAAGCTTTTCAACCTATAAAACAGGGGGGAGGAgcaggagagagatagagataaaGAAAGAATAAAGTTAAGATACCAGAGATACTGCATTTCAAATTTGCTAGCTATACATGCAAACACATGTTGGATAAAGGCCTAGGTACCTAGCCGCCTTTTAATAATTTGGAACTATAAATATGTAAGAGCAAGTGCCATCCAATCTATCAAATTACAGACTTGTTTTTCCCTAGTCATTCAAAAAATAAGAGAGGTAATACAGGCAATTTTTTGTTCATAATGGAAGCAGAGCCATATAAACCATACTTACGCCAGTGAAACAAAAATGCACTCTGCTGTCCAGACTACAATATTAACACAAATGATACAGAGTGCTTCAGTTATTCATTGCATTCCACATATATAACTTTCAACGAGATGCATCGATTGACAAAAGAGGCATACCTTCACAGCCAGTTTTTCATCAACATATTTGCATGCTTCCCTCATAGCAAGCTGCCAAAATGGTCATTTGTGCCCATGTGAAAGGAAAAAACAATATAGTAGAGTGAAAATTTCCAAGTGTTCAACAATAATTAAACATTAtattagaaaacatattttttaaatagcaAGTTACAGACGCACCCAACTCAACACATGGAATCAAACCTTGGCCATCCCTGTGGAGGCCAGTATGTGAGCCACTGGGACATAGCCCATGCTCCCCGGATTAGCAAAGTGCAATTACACATTATAACTGTTTATTGGGAAAAAATTGCAACAAGTACTCACTCTGTATCCACTAATTATAGATGTTGGGTGAATCTTGTGCCTCACAAGGTCATTTGCTCTCTGAAAAAAGTAATTATTGTATCATCAATTAGTAACTGTTCTTCCAAATTTCACTCAATTTCTAAAAATACAAACTAAAAATGTTAAAACCATTTCTACAATGTAAACGATATATGCTAGATGCTAAAACTTACCTTAAGCAACTCCGCAGCTACAATGACTACAGAAGTCGTCCCATCTCCAACTTCTCGGTCCTGAAGCTCAGCCAATTCAACAAGCACCTATTCACCCAAGAAAGGAGAAACGATATAGATATAAGAGGAAAAGAATAATGAACTTGACAAATATACAAAGGTAGTAAATAAGCAGGTATAAAACATTTTTTCTACCTTAGCAGCTGGATGCTCAACTTCTAACATCTTGAGTATTGTGGCACCATCATTAGTAATGGTTACATCACCAATATCATCAACTAGCATCTAAAATGTTCAATCAACAACAACAAGAATCGTGTCATGCAGGTAAATCTCTCACAAAAATAGGCAACCATAAATAGAAACCTGTAATCAAGAAATATATGAAAATTCTAGGTATTATTAAAGTTCTCACTAAAATATTTGTTGATCAGATTTACAAGTGGGGAAATTGAAGGGCTTGTAACTGTATTGGGTGTGCTCTAAAAGGCAAAGGTGTAAGACAAGGCATTTTTACCCATAGGCAAAGGCATAAGTCAAGACATTTTTACCCATACAAGGTGAGGCTTAAGCCATTTGAGACTTGCATTCTTTTagataaaatatgtaaataaattgcatatattttcaaaactaaaaaacttaagaaaattaaaaagtcAAATATCATTAGTAAACTAATCACTGGCCATTCAAAAAATACTAACTTGAATTCATCAACTAAATCATGCAAAGAGATGattataacattacaaagttcaaattattttcatgatctTTGATGCAACGCctaattattttggaaaggttgaggttcaagagttttagacaTCTACTCATATTAGGATTTAGGACTTCCTATCATATAAATATGAAGTTAAAATTTCCTATTTGAGATTCACGTGCCTAGAATGAAAAAAAGCCTCAATTAAAAAgcgcaaaaggcatgcctttcTTACAATGCATAAGCCTCTAGTGCATTGGCTTTTTAAGAATTTGGTATTCTAGACTAAGCCTAAAGGCATTTTGGGTTTGCCTCATCTTGTGACAAACCTTGATTGAGCCTTTAAAAACATTGTTCTCCTTAATTGGATTGACATTACAACCCATATTAAATTGGCTTAGTCAAAGGAATATTTGTCTAaactaaattttcaaaaaactaGAAACAGAAGGAGCCATTACCATGATACCATCTTATTCTATACACCGAGCTTTTGAATTTCATTTCTCACAAGTCCTTGACTCAATTAAACCCATGAGACCATAGTTACCATTAACAAACTATAAGCAGCTACATGCTAAAATATAGCATAAGCATAATTTTGGTCTTTGGTGCTCGCAAGGTTGTAGCATTTGTAGAGCATTTCTGTTTTTCTTCTGTTgcctttcaaaattttcaaacaatCTCACCCATCCCAGCCTCGTCCAACCCACAACACCATTACAGCTGAATTTGATTTAACGTTTGACACCTTTGACATAATTACCCCTTCAAAGGATTTCATATTGAGCTCCAAATATACACTATTGGGATGGGATGGCTCCTACTAGCTCTCACCCCCAAGAACCGAACGTGCAAGTTCCCCCGCATACAGCTCAAGCGGTGAAGGCCCTTTCCTTCGTGCTTGGTAAGCGCTTCACTGTAGCCAAGCTTACTGCTAGCCTATTGGCTAGAGCCAAGCTTTGACCACAACTGCTTGTTGCTTCTGGCCGCCTTATTCCATCACCTGATATCCAAGTCACCACCGGTTTCTTGATTCCTTGCGGCCGGGCCAGGTTGGAAGCAAACTACCCGCCACCTATCTCACCCCCTTTCTTATTATTAGTAGATAGGTTGCCccttttattaataataataaggtaagcTTCCAATGGGTGAGCCTCCGCTTTTTGGATCGTCTTCTACCCAATGCAGTACCCTCCCATTTTTAATATCATCAGTCTTAGAAGACAAATCTCAAGACTATATCCAAGCCTCGAAATGACCACCATAAGACTCCGTAGATTGTAGCCATCCCATTAATGTAAATTGCCCAAAACCCACTTTTATTCCCACAACACTCTGAAGGTAGTAAAAAAAACCTAGTGTATCTAAACTGTGTGATTTTAGGCTCCTCTTTATAGACCAACCAAAATgatataaaaacatttttgtaataGATAGTGCAGTTGAAAATTAACTAGCTACTCTGGGCAACATATTACCATACCTATGGAACCTAGCAAAGCTGGATCCCTGTGTGCCCCAGTGAGTCCATTGCAATCAGTGGGATTAGAATTGGTAGATAGGAACAGAATGAAATCAATGCTATCACTTGGTTTTCTTGCATTTTTTCATTAACATATTTTTATTCCATTCCATTCGATTCCCATCCCATTCTATTCTATTGATCCAACATGATGTAGAGACGTACTCTTTTCAGGGGGGTTACACTCACCTTTGGAATGCCATTTTAAGtgtattggggggggggggggggggggggggaacttaACATACCCAAACTACATGTGGAAAAGATAATAATACAATTACTAAGAAAATAAAACAGCAATATAACAAAGACAAACAATGGTACCAGAACTATTATTGATAATCAGCTGGCGTACAAACAAGATACTACAGAGTATCACCCCCAGGGTGTGGTGGTAGTGCGGGATGCAGGAGTGCCTCTCACAAGGtcgtgttcaaaccctcccgggttTGTTTCCATCctagactcctgaatttaccctcgcTTTGGAGTTGTGAGGTCAACTTCAAGGAGAGCAAGATTAATcacatggaccgtaaaacggacacgtgatACCAGTGcctaatccaaaaaaaaaagatactACAGAGTATCGCAGTCTCAGCCGAGATACACACAGAGTGAGATGAAATACCTTGTCGAGTCCGACAGGGCCAAGTGAAGATTTGACAATGTTGGCCACTGCTTGACACGCTACAACTGCCCACACCAAAATCAacaattcagagagagagagagagagagagagagagagagagggagggagggagggagggaaagAGAGAGGTCGTCGACAGAGAAAGCCAACCATTTTGGGTGCGAACGTCCTGCCCAGATTGACGCTCCCCCAAGATATCTGGAGTCTGTGCTGCTATCGCCATTTTCcgctgtgtgtgtgtgagagagagagagagagagagagagagatagcttAGATTGGCTCAGTACGAGAAGAGTGGCTGTTGGGCCGTACTGAGTTCGGAGAAGGGCTTGCGAGGGCGGCACTCTGGAATTCAAGTTATTTAACTACTTCTAGAAAAATGGGGAAAATCTAGCAAACCAAAATTACCATTAATGTTAttcatataaaattaaaatacttTCTCCAA contains:
- the LOC131147196 gene encoding T-complex protein 1 subunit alpha-like — encoded protein: MAIAAQTPDILGERQSGQDVRTQNVVACQAVANIVKSSLGPVGLDKMLVDDIGDVTITNDGATILKMLEVEHPAAKVLVELAELQDREVGDGTTSVVIVAAELLKRANDLVRHKIHPTSIISGYRLAMREACKYVDEKLAVKVEKLGKDSLVNCAKTSISSKLIASDSDFFANLVVDAVKAVKTINVRGETKYPIKGINILKAHGKSARDSYLLKGYALNTGRAAQGMPIRVAPAKIACLDFNLQKTKMQMGVQVLVTDPRELEKIRQR